A part of Harpia harpyja isolate bHarHar1 chromosome 27 unlocalized genomic scaffold, bHarHar1 primary haplotype SUPER_27_unloc_2, whole genome shotgun sequence genomic DNA contains:
- the CCS gene encoding copper chaperone for superoxide dismutase has translation MAAPGQSGSSCRLEFTVQMQCQGCADAVRSALREAPDVRLLELRLEAQTVLVETTAAAERVRELLEKSGRRAVLKGMGGSDDANLGAAVAALSGPGAVRGLVRFLQVSPTRCLVDGAVDGLPPGPHGIHVHEFGDLSRPCDSCGGHFNPDGECHGGPQDQHRHVGDLGNIWADAEGKASFRMEDSRLKVWDIIGRSVVVDAGEDDLGQGSHPLSRVTGNSGPGLACGVVARAAGLFQNPKRVCSCDGVTLWEERDRTTAAPGPTAAPGPTAASSPTAAPAPHL, from the exons ATGGCGGCGCCGGGGCAGAGCGGGAGCAGCTGCCGG CTGGAGTTCACGGTGCAGATGCAGTGCCAGGGCTGCGCAGACGCCGTGCGGTCGGCGCTGCGGGAAGCCCCAG ACGTGCGGCTGCTGGAGCTGCGGCTGGAGGCGCAGACGGTGCTGGTGGAGACGACGGCGGCGGCCGAGCGGGTgcgggagctgctggagaagtcGGGGCGCCGGGCGGTGCtgaaggggatgggggggtccgATGACG CGAACCtgggggcggcggtggcggcgctTTCCGGCCCCGGCGCGGTGCGGGGCCTGGTGCGGTTCCTGCAGGTCTCGCCGACGCGGTGCCTGGTGGACGGCGCCGTCGATGGGCTCCCGCCGGGTCCCCACGGGATCCACGTCCACGAATTCGGGGACCTCTCGCGCCCCTGTGACAG CTGTGGGGGCCACTTCAACCCCGACGGCGAGTGCCACGGGGGACCCCAGGACCAGCACCGG CACGTCGGGGACCTGGGGAACATCTGGGCTGATGCCGAAGGCAAAGCCAGCTTCCGCATGGAGGACTCGCGCCTGAAg gtcTGGGACATCATCGGGCGCTCGGTGGTGGTGGATGCGGGCGAGGACGACCTGGGCCAGGGCTCCCACCCGCTCTCCCGGGTGACGGGGAACTCAGGGCCGGG GCTGGCCTGCGGCGTGGTGGCCCGCGCGGCCGGGCTCTTCCAGAACCCCAAGCGGGTCTGCTCCTGCGACGGCGTGACCCTGTGGGAGGAGAGGGACCGGACcacggcagcccccggccccacggcagcccccggccccactGCAGCTtccagccccacggcagccccggccccccaccTCTAG
- the LOC128138040 gene encoding RNA-binding protein 14-like, which produces MRPGIKLFVGNVPEEATAEELSELFAGAAGPVLGIALMKQFAFVHLRDEAAAARAITQLNGHQLHGRRIVVEPSRPRPTNTCKIFVGNVSAACTSGELRSLFQQYGTVVECDVVKDYAFVHMENEADAKVAIENLNGKEVKGRRVNVELSTNVQKKGAGQALPPALGLDKNKRIGLEYREKFQPKIEGFDQQRRAADAAFPSAATAGYTAASSLYDYQQRFGTGGAGKYEAFEAQARPASPSYFGRDRSPLRRSPTRAGYAAVTLPMTAQPAAYRAQPSASLGATYRAQPSASLGVAYRPQPTTGQAASYRAQPSASLGSAYRSQPSVSLGASGAQPAANSLGSYGAQAAASYGAQPAASQLSGYGVQSAALASSYGAQAASGYSASYSAQAAAAAYGAQAAAGPAASYGAQAVATHVASYGAQAATAGHAASYGAQPVDGHAASYGAQPGAALSASYGAQAVAAHATSYGAQAVAGHTAAAYQPVAGHSASYGAQPAAALSASYGAQPAAGHSASYGAQPAANLPASYGSQSAAAALSATYGAQAASSLAASYGSQAAAASYKAQASAPLTAAYRAQASGSMAASYPAQQASSASLAAAYRAQPGSAYDGPSQLGQQAASYLGLSQAAAVAPPYERTRLSPPRSAAYDDPYKKSSALAKRYGSERRLSDLSDYRRLADSPLAYRRSPTKSPMDYRRLPEAHADYARYSGGYGDYLPATRVHSGYQRRL; this is translated from the exons aTGCGTCCCGGCATAAAGCTCTTCGTGGGCAACGTCCCCGAGGAGGCGACGGCGGAGGAGCTGAGCGAGCTGTTcgccggcgccgccgggcccgTGCTCGGCATCGCCCTCATGAAACAGTTCGCTTTCGTGCACCTCCGGGatgaggcggcggcggcccgcgccATCACCCAGCTCAACGGCCACCAGCTGCACGGTCGCCGCATCGTGGTCGAGCCCTCCCGGCCTCGGCCCACCAACACCTGCAAGATCTTCGTCGGTAACGTCTCGGCCGCCTGCACCAGCGGCGAGCTGCGCTCGCTCTTCCAGCAGTACGGCACCGTCGTCGAATGCGACGTGGTGAAAG ACTATGCATTTGTTCACATGGAGAACGAAGCAGATGCAAAGGTTGCCATCGAAAACCTTAACGGGAAGGAGGTGAAGGGGCGCAGAGTGAACGTGGAGCTCTCCACCAACGTCCAGAAGAAGGGCGCGGGCCAGGCCCTGCCGCCCGCCCTCGGCCTCGACAAGAACAAGAGGATCGGCCTGGAGTACCGCGAGAAGTTCCAGCCCAAGATCGAGGGCTTCGACCAGCAGCGCCGGGCGGCGGACGCCGCCTTCCCCTCGGCCGCCACTGCCGGCTACACCGCCGCCTCCTCCCTGTACGATTACCAGCAGCGCTTCGGCACTGGCGGCGCCGGCAAGTACGAGGCCTTCGAGGCGCAGGCCAGGCCGGCCTCCCCCTCCTACTTCGGGAGGGACCGCAGCCCCCTCCGGCGCTCCCCCACCCGGGCCGGCTACGCGGCGGTGACGCTCCCCATGACGGCGCAGCCGGCCGCCTACCGCGCCCAGCCCTCCGCCTCGCTGGGGGCCACCTACCGCGCCCAGCCCTCCGCCTCCCTCGGCGTGGCCTACCGCCCGCAGCCCACCACCGGCCAGGCCGCCTCTTACCGCGCCCAGCCCTCCGCCTCGCTGGGCAGCGCCTACCGCTCCCAGCCCTCCGTCTCCCTCGGCGCCTCCGGCGCGCAGCCCGCCGCCAACTCCCTCGGCTCCTACGGCGCCCAGGCCGCCGCCTCCTACGGCGCGCAGCCCGCCGCCTCCCAGCTCTCCGGCTACGGCGTCCAGTCCGCCGCCCTGGCCTCCTCCTACGGGGCGCAGGCCGCCTCCGGCTACTCTGCCTCCTACAGCgcccaggccgccgccgccgcctacGGCGCCCAggccgccgccggccctgccGCCTCCTACGGCGCCCAGGCCGTGGCCACGCATGTGGCCTCCTACGGCGCCCAGGCCGCCACCGCCGGCCACGCCGCCTCCTACGGCGCCCAGCCCGTAGACGGTCACGCCGCCTCCTACGGCGCCCAGCCCGGTGCTGCGCTCTCGGCCTCCTACGGCGCCCAGGCCGTGGCCGCGCACGCCACCTCCTACGGCGCCCAGGCGGTGGCTGGTCACACCGCCGCCGCCTACCAGCCCGTGGCCGGCCACTCGGCCTCCTACGGCGCCCAGCCGGCGGCCGCGCTCTCCGCCTCCTACGGCGCCCAGCCCGCCGCCGGCCACTCCGCCTCCTACGGCGCCCAGCCCGCCGCCAACCTGCCCGCCTCCTACGGCAGCCagtccgccgccgccgcgctctcCGCCACCTACGGCGCCCAGGCGGCCTCCTCGCTGGCCGCCTCCTACGGCAgccaggccgccgccgcctcctacAAGGCGCAGGCCTCCGCCCCACTGACGGCCGCCTACCGGGCCCAGGCCTCCGGCTCGATGGCGGCGTCCTACCCGGCGCAGCAGGCCTCCTCCGCGTCGCTGGCGGCCGCCTACCGAGCCCAGCCGGGCAGCGCCTACGACGGGCCGAGCCAGCTGGGGCAGCAGGCGGCTTCCTACCTGGGCCTGTCGCAGGCCGCCGCCGTCGCACCGCCCTACGAGCGCACCCGCCTCTCCCCACCTCGCAGCGCCGCCTACGACGACCCGTACAAAAAATCATCCGCTCTGGCAAAAAG GTATGGTTCCGAGCGCCGTCTGTCTGACCTCTCAGATTACCGCCGCTTAGCGGACTCGCCGCTCGCGTACCGCCGGTCGCCGACAAAGTCCCCGATGGATTACCGCCGCCTTCCAGAAGCGCACGCCGATTACGCCCGTTACTCGGGCGGCTACGGCGATTACCTGCCCGCCACCCGCGTCCACTCGGGCTACCAGCGCCGCCTCTGA